CCACCACGGACCCTTCATATCTTCGGCTTTTATTGCGCTACTTTCAAAGCACCAACTCCCAGCAAAATTGCCCCACTGAGGTCAAGTTTGTCGAAAGTAACCATtatgttttatagtaaatgtgtcaaTTTGTGTGCCTCAATGTAACTTATCGAAGAGGGCTCAAGCGCTCAACTTAAACCAattgggggagttcttctataatcCGGCATCTGCATTTCCCACTGACTTTTCAATAAAAGCAACAAAATTATTACTACAAGATAGGGACATGTTGAAAGGAGAGaaaaaaataatgctcccgaactGAGAGTTCAGTTGAAGTCCGCAACAAGATAGCCTGCCCTGCCCATTTTGTCAGCTAGACAATCGATCATGAGCCGTCTCCATAATAGATTAGGTTCGAGTTTTCCGGAGGATGTGGATGGATATATTCGTCGCCCCGGCCGCATTGCCGAGGCCATCCGCGCGCGACCGCATTGCCCCAGGCCATCCAACCCATACCCCCGAGAAACTTGTGAATCTAGAAATAGATACGAACTAATATATACTAGTCATCTAACCGTGCATTCGTAAGGGTTAGTTGATAAAAGTATCGAGTGTATTAATTTTTCATACTGTTACATAATATAACATTGTTGGGAGTTTATATAACCAATATCTAACAAATTGGCACCACCGCCGACGGTTACCAAGCTCATCAGAATTTTGAGAATATCAATGTTTCATATACAAAATTGTCTTAATTCAAATATACTACCAGAGGAAGCACCGACTACAAAAAGGTTATTGCGAGTAAACATGCATTTTTTATGTTTTATACAAAACTTAGGAACCCTTGGAAGGTATTTTAGACATATTAAACTGAACCTAGcaaaatataaaaaatggacatGTGAACTCTGGATATTTAACAACCTTCTGGAAAATAATTTTTTGACCATGGGGATATTCTCTGCAAATCCTAAGTGTCGATCAAGTGTAATGTAGTATCACAGATCTCCCTTGGACGTGTACAGCATGAATATCATTTTAAAGGAGACATATAAATTCAATCACGTTCTGATTTGTTAGAGCAACCGTGTAACTGAAAATAAAAAGTACTGGTCTTGCATGGGAAAGGAGATTTCCTTTAGTTAGTTGTGCTTCCTTAATTGACATGCCATTTTGACTTACAACCAATAATCAATTACATAACATTTCTTTCACTTATACTTAATAGCAGACAAAGTAATTTGTGATCTAGTAAAAAGAAAACCAAAACTATTAATTAATATTATCATAATAATTTAAAAAAATCAGCAAAGAAAAATGATCCTTTAGACATCCACACCATTTTCTTAAATCGAAGAACTCTTATGTAAATCCATACATACCTTCAAGCAAACTATGGGAACCATATAAATCCTAGTCCTTTTCTATTGAATGTTTCCTAAAAAGGGGTGGAGCGTAATCCAATGGCATGGGtcattttttttgacatgaaaaataTGATGCCTAGGTAAACAAAAGTAGCACCCAATGACTACTCTTTGTGGAATAGTTCCAAAGCTTTTACTGTGTCCGGTATCTATGTATTGTGTACAAAACACTATAAAATATGTATATCTCATGCTAAGCTTGAGGCTAGTTGGTCTAGCATGTTGCTCTAAAAATATAGGCGAAAGGGGCATACAGCATGATGGCTTATATGAGAAATGCATGCCTACGTATTGTACCCCAAAGTAAATTCAGCATCAGACCATTGTTATCAATGTAGAATGAAATGGAATTTTAGAAGGTAAAGTTATTAGTGTATCCATTGAAACAGTGGGTTTTTATGCAACAACCTACATGAAGTATCTGCCAACATTTTATATTTTCCACCCAAACAACTGTGCTCTCCAACAGGACATATATCTTCGTTGTCGTGATCTGCTACATATCGAAGTGTCGGCTATCCAATTGAGTAAATTAGTTTAACAGGAAAGGAGATAGACTTGGTATCTGGAATGAAGATGTGGATATATGCAGCTAGGTTATATCACTGTGCAGAACATCAATGTTGTACTATACCTGTTGTGAACAGCACTTATCATAATTTTGGTATAACCACCACATATATGAGAGAAAATTGTCTTGAGTATATATGGCAAGTTGAAATTATACTCCATGGAATCATGGTGTCAACAAAGAGCATTCTTGTCTTTCGTCAATTGAATTCAGATAAAAACACCTAAAAGAACGGTGGAATGCCAAAACATTGTTTACACGATCATATGGTTGCAAAGAAAATCAATAAAAATAGATATGTGGAAGTCGTACAGAGAACTAAAATTCTTCGTTACCTTAGGGATACGACACTCATATTTCTCAACTCGATGTATTATTCCAAGTTAACAAAAAGGCACAACATTCCCTTTGCTTAGAAACTGTACACCTTCTCAAAGCAAGAAAAGTATGCCAACAATAAGTACACTATAATTTCTCTACAGATCATTTAAAAGAACAGGGAAAAGGATTTTTGATATGTTTGTCTGAAATTTACAAGACCATGTAAGACAGGGAGGAGTTATCTCCAGAGAAGGGAGCCAATAGTGCAAGGTATAAGATGTATTCTACAGTAGTAAGGCATAATATTACATATTGAAGTATTCCTAGAACTAATTTTAAGTATTTAACAGTGAATAAAAAGTTAATGTGAACATGACACATCAGATGCTTGGTACCTACAACATATACTCCTATCTTTGTTGACTGCCCTATAAAATCAAAAGAATAATATTTGGAGTGTAGTTTTATAAGGTAttgtaaaatagaaaaaaaatgtaaTATGGTTCTCACATTTATTTATTATGATCGACGACACATATGAAAAACAATGTAAAATACAGTCTCGCTAAATCTGATGTACCTTTGTTTCAAAATACCTGAAAGTAACTTTAGTGCATAAACCTAAGAGTGTATTCCTGATGGCTTGATCCGTTGCACGATAAAGCACAACTGATAGGGGTGAGCCAGCAGCTAGCCACAATATGCTGTCATACTATACATTCAGGTTCAGGTAGAAGAAATAGAATCCAATCCAGGAAAAAACCCAACCTTGATAGTGTTCCTTAGAGAGTGTATTTTCTCCATACCTCACCAATCTTTATACGCATGGACATCTCTTTTCTGAACAGCACACTTGAACTTCCTCTCTTTATGGCACAAAACTGAAACTGTGCTTGCCCTATAAATGAATATACTTTGCTTGCCTAAATAAAGTGTGAATACACATGACCATTGTTTATTCAGTGAAGTAGCTCAATTCAGTACAACAAATTAGATTGCACTTGGCCCGACCATTGTTTTTTCCCAGAGAAGTAACCATACACCAGTAGAAATATtcagtactccctctgatccatattacttgtcactcaaatggatgtatctgtgctagatacatccatttgagcgacaagtaatatggatcggagggagtataattgTTCATAACACCTTGTGACACAAACAGTTGAGAAACAAATCCCCATAGTTCTGCTCCAACTTATGGACATAAATTACGAGCGGAAATTGCCAGAAGAGTATTCTTTGTACAGAAAAAAAGTGTTGCAGATGAAAATAGTGAACTGCACCTCTAATTGTGACACTTCGATACACCTGAACAGATCCAGAATTCCATATCCATCGATATATGTGTGAAGGCCTCCTTTTGACAGTACAAAGGGATGCAATACATGAAAGAACTTTGACGCTTGAGTAGTGTAAATTTCTTTGAGTAAAGTGCAATCTGTTCTGCAACTAATATAAGAAACAACACATGAGAACACATAATATACGTAAAAGGTGCATGAATATGCACATAAATTCCAGAACTCCATCTCCATTAATATCTGTGTGAAGGCCTCATTTTGTCAAATGAAGCTGAACATGTAAATCACAAGTAAGACTTGATTTAATATAAGATAAAATTTATCAATCCATCCCTTAGAAGGAACAGGTTCTCTCAAGAAACTCATAATGTATACATGGATACAGTACAATAGCAGATTCATCTATCAAACATTCCATTTGATTCGAAGAATATCAGTTTTATCTCCATTTACATCTTGATGTCAGGCGGTGTACCAACAGTTATTACCTTGTAAGCAAATGGTAAACCATCCCACTTAATAAAAATGAAGTAATAAACACGTCGATCGTAAAAAAAATTAACCAGACTTATTTTAGAAAGCAGGATTGTTTCTTAAAAAACCCAGATGATCTAATATCTATGAATTAGCAGAGTGCAAATAGCAAAAGCCATTGAGATGCATGTTGTAACTTGCCTCTATCCCTTCCTTTTCATGTTCAACAACATTGGTAGTCCACTAAACTCGAGTATACTTAGTGATTGTTGAATGTAAAGCGTGTGCTGAGGCTGCAATAGAAGCAAGATGTTACATTTCAGAACAAAGCGATGCAATACATGTTAGAACTTCGACATTTGAGCAGTGTAACCTTGTTTGAGAGAAGTACAATCTGTTCTGCAATTAACATAAGAAACAACAAATGAGAAGTTGAGAACACAGTGCATGTAAAAGGCGCATGAATATGCACACAAATTCCATAACAGACCGCAtgcattatgcagattgaagatgtgCGATGGGTTAGAAATTAGATGGTTAAAGCATTAGATACATCCTACAGGCAAAGGCTACAATATTGTAGAGAACACATGAGATATTAGCATCAGGCCATCACTTTACACTACAGTCTTGCACCATTGAGCCAGGGAACAGCAGATGCCAAACAGATGAGCCAGTCAGATCAGCAGATTTCCCGGTAACCTTGGATAATCATTAGTATCATCTTTTTTGCGTGGATTGTGTTCACTGGGCTTGTGCACGTTACTCACAGCAGTTTTCCTTGTGTTCTCTTTAATTGTTTCCTTTTATGCTTCTTAAATTCACAAGTTGTAGGGATCCTCTCTCATGTCCTGAAAAAGAAATAAATTCATATCTGAGTTCAAAGTACCTAAAATAATAAAACTGGAATACAAGATGACAGATATCTAGTCTTACCCACTGGTAAGTCATGACACCAAGAATTGATTTTTGAATTACCAGAATTTCATACTGCGAATTTATATAACACAGTAGGTTCCAGATAAACCACTGGATGATCTTTAAGAAAAAGAAGAATACTCAACAAAAACCAAGGCAATTCTTCATTTCAGAGAAAAACAAGCAGAGACATGAGGCAGATCAACAGGCAACTATTTCAAACGCCGACCAAAACAACAAAATAATTTTAACATCAACATGCTAGCCACTTCAACCCAAAAGTAAGTGAATTTCACCCAACAATGAAACAGCCAGAGCTTCTTGAACATAACTTATCTACATAAAAAAGAAACAAGCCGGCTCATAGGGGGCCTAATTCATACACATTGTGCTGGTCAAAGAAAGAAAGTGCATGGCTGGCACTTACAGAATCAAAAGGGGAGCACAATCTGTGAGCTGAGCCGGACAATGACAGCCTTTCTTCTGCTTATCAGTACAAGTTTCATTTCACGAGCTTATCTTAAGATCAAACACCAGATGAACCATTGATCACATAAAGTGGTTAGCAGCTAAATTGAAGTGATTGATACAACACCAAACGATGCAACGCAAAAGcgggattataaaagtatggttcaATACCTAACCGGATGCAATGGAACCATTATTGAGTTCCAAGAAAACATAGACATGAGTCAGATCAATAGGCAAAATTTCCAGAGGCTGACCCAAATGACTTGTAATTTTAGAATCCACACTCACATCAGCCACTTCAACCCAAAAGGAATCCAATGAAAATACATCTAATAGTCAcagcttcttgatcatacttttttaTATTCATCAACCAAGAACAAAGAAGCTTAATAATGGATCTAGTTGATACATACAACAGCTCATGTGGACATGCAGAGCTAGGCCAATAAGAAACACCACAACACTCAATATCCCTAAGCGTTGACAACATAATCATCTGGTCAAATGAAAGGCgaatcattcataacataaccctcgagtGTCGGAAAGAAGGTATGTTGAACAAGAGTTTGCTTGTGCACAATATTATAGGAAGGGAGGCCTCTGGCATGGAAACTGGCAATCAACTTGCCATCAATATCAACCTGAAACAGCCAGTCCTCAAAACCGACCAACACGAGCAACTCACCATCACCATTAACAACCATCACTTCCTCAATATGGCTAGAATTTTGACACCGGTCCCTGATCTCGGCAACCGGCAATTCAACCCGACACTTGAAAGCCCAGACCTCGCCTTGGTAGTCCTGCATCACCCAAATATCAACAGTCGTCTTTTCATCATTAAGAAAGAAGATGCCAAGCATGTCATCCATCTCAAACAGTCGTCCATAGTCCTCATGGGCAACCGGGGCACGGATCTGCCGGAACGACTCAGTGGCGGTGTCGAACACCATTATCCGGTTGCCAGTGTGCCAATGCAGGCTACCACGGAACAGAAGCCCGTCACCAGCCAACGGATCAGGGCGCCCGATGCGCCTCGGCGGCTGGTTGGAGCCAATTGAGAAAACATAGATGGCACGTTGATCTGTTTCATGGTACAGCAACAGCCGGTACTCGCCGGTAAGAGGGTGAGGGTACAACCCCACGGTCATGAAGCCATcgagctgctcgaggggagcatacTGCCGAGTCGCCGGGTTGCAGATGCAGAGGTCACActcgatggagaggaggaggaggccgtcgcAGGAGGCCACCGGATAGAAGAGGGGAGTGAAACTTTCACTCCCGTCAATCCCCCCTTCCAAGGGGGGTGTTTTCAGTCGCGCGACGCGCTGGAACTGGTCGGCGGCGGCGACTCCTGCACGGTGGTCGAAGAGCGTGACGTCCAGGGACTGGCCGCCGTCGGCGACGTCGCTGTGGCTGCAGAGGAGGGGCAGGGCGGGCTGGCGGGCGTGGTGGGACAGGAGGAAATCGCgggtggaggtggcgcggcgcCACGCGGGGCTGAcggcgcggcagcggaggagggGTTTGGGGGGCAGGCGAGCGAGGATCTCCGAGACGGTGATCTCGTCCGGGAGGCCAGCGAGGAGAGGAGTCGCTCCTGCGGCCTCCGCCATGGTCACTCACCGGGAGGTGGAGATCTATGCCAGGAGTGGTGGAGTTGTGGCGGCGGCGGAGGTAGGCCTCCCTCTCGTCTCCCAGATGTGCAATTTGGGCTGCTCCGCTGGGCTGTCCTTGGCCCCTTTCAACGACAACCGGTCAGTTCTCGCagaattgtctcaaaaaaaagtcAGTTctggcagaaaacaaaattttctgcGCGTACTCTGGCCAGTAATCTCAACGACCGCCTCCAATTTTGTTTTCTCTAGCAGAATAATGTAAGACATGAAAAGTTTGTAGCAATGACATCCAAGCTGCAAATTAAATTTAACAATGACGGCATATCCAGTAATTAAGGTAGAAACCCTGGAGAGGTAGATCTCGCCAGGACTATGGAGTTGTGGGCTTGTGGCAGCGGCGGAGAGGTAGATCTCGCGGATGTGCAATTCGGCAGCTCTCCAACGGGCTGGGCTTGGCTTGCCCACTTCTCTCAACGGTATTTCTCAAGAACAACAAAAAAACTCTCTCAAGGGCACCCCAAAAAATACTCTCTCAACGACAACCAGTCAGTTCTCGCACAAAACAAAAAATTTTGCGCGTACTCTGGTTTCCCTATCAGAATAATGTAAGACATGAAAAGTTTACAACAATAACATCGAAGCTGCAAATTATTTTTTACAACGACGGCGTATCCAGTAATTAGCATAAAAACCTAACATTTTTTGAGGCATTCTTGCGTGCTTTCAAGGTGTTTGGAGTTTCCGTATATTCTCATACAACTACTGCATTTAATAACACTTTTACCCCGTAAAAATATTAAGTCCAATAAATCTCGTACAATACTAGCATTTTTTTGGTCGCATGGCCCGGCGGAAGAAACCCCAATTTCCTATATGATGCTCAAACATTCCAACTAAGTTGGGTGcatacattttattttattttgcgggTAAAAACTTATATTACTTAAGGACGGTCCAAATTACAATCTTTCTTACATAATTCAGTTACCTCTAGGGTACCAGACTACTGTTCTACCCTCAACTCACGCAGATTTTGCTAGGAATCACTAACCAAATTCTGGCGACGAGAAACATGAGAGATAGACGCCGTACGAAGAGACCTCATGTACTTAATTTCCCAATCAGATAAGAAAAGGGTGCATGCATTTTTATGGTTGTTGTTTAGAAATTATGAATTCAGTGGTTATTTTGTTCATTTTTAGTCTCACATTCTATTATGCCATGTTGTGCTTTTTTTTTGACATATTATGCCATGTTGTGTTAATGCGATTGCATGCCTGTTTTCTCTAGTCTCTCCTTTTTAGTTAGTTGGACACTCTTAATTTCTCGAGGCTCCCACCCCCTCTCCTAATGGTCCTTCTCCACGCCTCCACCGTCGGTGCTACCAATTTGGAATAGAGGCTTATCTCCAACTGCTGCAATGTATATATCTTTGAATGCTTGCATCTGCAATCATAGTTGATGCATTGTCCTTATGTTTCTGGAGCTGCTGACCATTGTGAGGGCACTAACATCCTGGCTTACACTCCCTTTGCATATTTACCATCATCCACTCTGATGTTGCAGGTTAGAAACCCTCCTCCGATACCCTCCTTGTCACTTTCCATCTTGCTCTTCTCCCATATCTAGTGGATTGATATTGGGGCATGGAGTGTCGACCCTTACTTTGTTCTTTTGATTGTCCAACAAATTCCCTTGTAGTATGTTTGTTCTTTGATAGTTAGGGCAACTGAATCGCGCCGATGCAAATGGTCCGCGCATGTCCGTCCGGGTCGAAATGGATGAAATCAGCCCGACACGCCGACGCAAACCAAAAATCCGTCGGCTCGCTGTCCCATCTGGACGCATTCTTGCGCCGATTTGCGTCCAAGAGATAGACACATCGCATGTCCGCTCGGTGTCCGTCCCAAAGAACTTTGGGGTGCGAGGAGGCCATGTTGGCAGTGGTGCGGGGAGGAGAAAGTGACTGGAGGAGGATGACTGCTGCTATGGTCGGGGCTGCAATTTATATAGCGGGCGGAATGGTAGGCGGTAGCCGGACAAACGTGTGGGGCCAGAGTAGGTTCTTGACAACCGCGTGTCATTAATGTGGGAGGTAGATGGACGACCAAACAACCATGGTGTCATTTGAacgtggagcagtcgcgtgcatcgggaagcggcgcgggcggcgctctCTCGGATGGCGTgccgcttcaatgtcggcgccagtgagaggttacGTCCGCTCTGGTCTAGCATGAATGCGGCAGTGATGCTCTAGAgtggcgctgaccgtttcaggaGGGAAGCACGCACGGGCGTGGGAGGGGGTTCGGGTGGGCCAGTGCAGTTAGACGCGAGAGTGGCAGCGGTTTGCACGTCCGCAAAGCCTCCCTTTTTTCCTGTTTACGGGAAAATGTATGTTCATACTATTGCGCGGACTGATACAGCACCGCGTTGGATGGCACAACATGTTCGGACCACACGATCCGGAGATGCCCTAACAACACTGAATCACCGCATAGTTAGTGCCTCCCCCAGTTGAACAATCATCGGCACCGTCGCACATGCCATCATGCAGCCTCCTCCTCACCTGGTGGCTTCGTATTGTTCGTACGTGCCTCTTCGCCCCCTCCTCCTATCACTACCCAGCACCGATTTAGTTCTCTCATTCCACCTTGCGACCGCCACCTATACCATATCGACTTTGCTCACTAtcactactgatacgtctccaacgtatctactttcccaaacacttttgcccttgttttggactttaacttgcatgatttgaatggaactaacccgaactgacgctgttttcagcagaactgccatggtgttatttttgtgcagaaataaaagttcccggaatggcctgaaaatccacggagacacgttttggaataaataaaaaatactagcgaaataatcagcattagggggcccacaccttgtccacgagggtgcagggcgcccccctgcctcgtgggccccttgggactCCAACGACCTCAACCACAActttatatattcactttcgggagaAAAACATCAGGGAGAAGTATGCATCGCGTttgacgatatggagccgccgccaagccctaatcttcctcgggagggctgatctagagtccgttcggggctgcgaagaagggaatctgtcgccatcgtcatcatcaaccatcctccatcaccaatttgatgatccttaccgccatgcgtgagtaatctcatcgtaggcttgctggacggtgatgggttggatgagatttatcatgtaatcgagttagttttgttagggtttgatccctagtatccattatgttctaagattgatgttgctaggactttgctatgcttaatgcttgtcactagggcccgaatgccatgatttcagatctgaacctattatgttttcatgaatatatgtgagttcttgatcctatcttgcaagtcaatagtcacctactatgtgttatgatccggcaaccctgaagtgacaataatcgggaccactcccggtgatgatcgtagtttgaggagctcatgtattcactaagtgttaatgctttggttcggtacttgctagctcttgagcacagtactgcgttggttttcccttgaagaggaaagggtgatgcagcaaagtagcgtaagtatttccctcagttttttagaaccaaggtatcaatccagtaggaggccacacgcaagtccctcgtacctgcacaaacaaataagaacctcgcaaccaacgtgataaaggggttgtcaatcccttcacggtcagagtgagatctgataaatatgataatgataagataaatatttttggtgtttttatgatatagattgaaagtaaaaattgcaaactaAAATAGATTAGAAACTTATATAATGgataatagacccaggggccataggtttcactagtggcttctctcaagatagcataagtattacggtgggtgaacgaattactgtcgagcaattgctaaactgagcatagttatgagaaatatctaggcatcacgtccgtgacaagttgaccaactccttcctgcatctactactattactccacacatcgaccgctatccaccatgcatctagagtattaagttcataagaacagagtaatgcattaggtaagatgacatgatgtagagggataagctcaagcaatatgatataaaccccatctttttatcctcgatggcaataatacaatacgtgtcgtttccctttttgtcactgggatcgagcaccgcaagattgaacccaaggctaagcactcctccattgcaagagagatcaatctagtaggccaaaccaaactgataattcgaagagacttgcaaagataaccaatcatgcataaaagaattcagagaagattcaaatattgttcatagatagacttgatcataaacccacaactcatcggatctcgacaaacacaccgcaaaaagagttacattgaatagatctccaagaagatcaggaggacattgtattgagatccaaagagagagaagaatccatctagctactagctatggacccgaaggtccgaagtaaactactcacacatcaccggagaggccatggagttgatgtagaggcccttcgtgatcgatgccccctccggtggacctccgaaaaaggccccaagatgggatctcttgggtacagatggttgcggcggtggaaatatggtttcatggtgctcctggatgttttcggggtatatgaatatatataggaggaagaagtaggtcggtggagcaacgaggggcccacgagggtggagggcgcgtctaggggggtaggcgcgtcccctacctcgtggactcctcgattgtttcttgatgtccactccaagtcccctagatcacgtttgttccaaaaataactctcccgaaggtttcattccgtttggattccatttgatattccttttctgtgaaacactgaaataggcaaaaaaaacagcaatttgcactgggccttgggttgataggttagtcccaaaaataatataaaagtggaaaataaagcccattaacatccaaaacagaatatctaatagcatggaacaataaaaaattatagatacgttggagacgtatcagcatccccaagcttaattcctgctcgtcctcgagtaggtaaatgataaaaacagaatttttgatgtggaatgctttctagcatattctCAATGTAAATCTCTTTATtgaggcatgaatatttagatccgaaagattcaagataaatgtttaatattgacataaagatagtaatacttcaagcatattaactaagcaatcatgtcttctcaaaatgacatggccaaagaaagttatccctacaaaatcatatagtctggctatgctctatcttcaccacgcaaaatatttaaatcatgcacaaccccgatgacaagccaagcaattgtttcatacttttaatgttctcaaactttttcaatcttcacgcaatatatgagcgtgagccatggatatagcactataggtggaatagaatggtgcttgtggagaagacaaaaaaatgagaagatagtctcacatcaactaggcgtatcaacgggctatggagatgcccattaatagatatcaatgtgggtgagtagggattgccatgcaacggatgcactagagctataagtgtatgaaagctcaacaaaagaaactaagtgggtgtgcatccaacttgcttgctcatgatgacctaaggcattttgaggaagctcatcattggaatatacaagccaagttctataatgttaaattcccactagtatatgaaggtgacaacataggagactctctatcatgaatatcttggtgctactttgaagcacaagtgtggtaaaaggatagtaacattgtcccttctctctttttctctcatttttttatttgggccttttctcttttttatggcctccttttctcttcttcttttttcgtccggagtctcatcccgacttgtgggggaatcatagtctccatcatcctttcctcacttgggacaatgctctaataatgatgatcatcacactttatttacttacaactcaagaattacaactcaatacttagaacaaaatatgactctatgtgaatgcctccggcggagtaccgggatacgcaatgaatcaagagtgacatatatgaaataattatgaacggtggctttgccacaaatacgatgtcaactacatgataatgcaaagcaatatgacaatgatgaagcgtgtcataataacggaacggtggaaagttgcatggcaatatatctcggaatggctatggaaatgccataataggtaggtatggtggctgttttgaggaaggtatatggtgggtgtgataccggcgaaaggtgcgcggtattagagaggctagcaatgatggaagggtgagagtgcgtataatccatggactcaacattagtcataaagaactcacatacttattgcaaaatactattagttatcgaaacaaagtactatgcgcatgctcctagggggatagattggtaggaaaagaccatcgctcgtccccgaccgccattcataagaaagacaatcaataaataaattatgctccaacttcatcacataacggttcaccatacgtgcatgctacgggaatcacaaactttagaaca
This portion of the Triticum dicoccoides isolate Atlit2015 ecotype Zavitan chromosome 7A, WEW_v2.0, whole genome shotgun sequence genome encodes:
- the LOC119330602 gene encoding putative F-box protein At1g33530, producing the protein MAEAAGATPLLAGLPDEITVSEILARLPPKPLLRCRAVSPAWRRATSTRDFLLSHHARQPALPLLCSHSDVADGGQSLDVTLFDHRAGVAAADQFQRVARLKTPPLEGGIDGSESFTPLFYPVASCDGLLLLSIECDLCICNPATRQYAPLEQLDGFMTVGLYPHPLTGEYRLLLYHETDQRAIYVFSIGSNQPPRRIGRPDPLAGDGLLFRGSLHWHTGNRIMVFDTATESFRQIRAPVAHEDYGRLFEMDDMLGIFFLNDEKTTVDIWVMQDYQGEVWAFKCRVELPVAEIRDRCQNSSHIEEVMVVNGDGELLVLVGFEDWLFQVDIDGKLIASFHARGLPSYNIVHKQTLVQHTFFPTLEGYVMNDSPFI